One genomic segment of Chitinophaga sancti includes these proteins:
- the traM gene encoding conjugative transposon protein TraM: MEKLKVVEKQPHSEKFLRERKMRIVMPLLVLPFVTLIFWALGGGKGDGKAIVKSDNGGLISSLPEAGRFQDSTYDKMQFYEQAQKDSVDRIRLMDKDPYYANLNDDPLRSGQFTANENDTIKTDHSTPSTSRLSVADQNEKRIREKLAALDHAVNATPKSHDDITSSLNKGRTISSVNSSDIDRLENMISSVQGGQTGPDSEMQQIQDVLGKILDIQHPERVQDRLQQASQRNQGQVFAVSTAYSDPFTTLDSNKLSAAFSANGFFGFEEDIANDLASPTANSIPAVISDDQILVTGAFVKLRLTSDVFINGQMIPKNTFLFGQSNVNGERLNISITSIRYQNNIFPVKLSVYDIDGLAGLYIPGAISRDVAKESGDRAIQSLGLSSLDPSVSAQAMSAGIDAAKSLLSKKVKLVKVAVKSNYQVFLKDENQKNK, encoded by the coding sequence ATGGAAAAGTTGAAAGTTGTTGAAAAGCAACCACATTCGGAAAAGTTCCTGCGGGAAAGAAAAATGCGGATTGTAATGCCGCTATTGGTCCTGCCATTCGTGACGCTCATTTTTTGGGCATTGGGCGGAGGTAAAGGTGACGGAAAAGCAATAGTTAAATCCGATAATGGCGGCCTGATATCCAGTTTGCCGGAAGCGGGACGTTTCCAGGACAGTACCTATGATAAGATGCAGTTCTATGAGCAGGCGCAGAAAGATTCGGTTGACCGCATTAGGCTGATGGATAAAGACCCCTATTATGCCAATCTAAATGATGATCCATTGCGTTCCGGTCAGTTTACCGCAAATGAGAATGACACGATAAAAACCGATCACAGTACCCCATCCACGTCACGCCTATCTGTTGCTGATCAAAACGAAAAACGGATCAGGGAAAAACTGGCGGCATTAGATCATGCAGTAAATGCAACCCCAAAGTCTCATGATGATATCACATCATCTTTAAATAAGGGTAGAACCATATCATCTGTTAATTCAAGTGATATTGACAGATTGGAAAATATGATTTCCAGTGTTCAAGGCGGGCAAACCGGACCTGACTCTGAAATGCAGCAGATTCAGGATGTGCTTGGTAAGATACTGGATATTCAGCATCCTGAACGGGTGCAGGATAGATTACAGCAAGCCTCGCAAAGGAATCAAGGTCAGGTCTTTGCTGTGTCCACGGCGTATAGTGATCCGTTCACAACGTTAGATAGTAATAAACTCTCCGCCGCATTCAGTGCTAACGGGTTCTTTGGATTTGAAGAAGATATTGCTAACGACCTGGCTTCCCCAACGGCAAACAGCATTCCGGCGGTGATCAGTGACGATCAGATACTGGTTACCGGTGCTTTTGTCAAATTGCGATTGACCTCAGATGTTTTTATCAACGGGCAGATGATCCCGAAGAATACATTTCTATTCGGTCAGTCTAATGTTAACGGGGAGCGGCTGAATATTTCTATCACGTCTATTCGCTATCAGAATAACATTTTCCCTGTAAAATTGAGCGTTTACGATATCGACGGTTTGGCCGGGCTTTATATCCCCGGCGCGATCTCGCGTGATGTTGCAAAGGAATCCGGTGACAGAGCTATTCAATCGCTGGGCTTATCTTCCCTTGATCCTTCTGTTTCCGCTCAGGCCATGAGTGCCGGGATAGATGCTGCGAAAAGTTTACTGAGTAAAAAGGTAAAGCTGGTGAAGGTTGCTGTAAAATCGAACTATCAGGTATTTCTTAAAGACGAAAATCAAAAAAATAAATAA
- the traN gene encoding conjugative transposon protein TraN translates to MKRVCVVTAAVWMMLFSFRLMAQEPMVLRHNIPDQIYVTVNKTTSILFSAAVKSVDRGSKDILLQKAKGTENVLQVKASKTGFPSTNLTVITSDGAVYAFTISYDPDPRILDIQIPADRNSSKGAVIFTAQKDNEAKFSDFAWQLVSKKSKLNRPRDAHDLVSLKLAGLYVKDDAFYFQFVLNNNSNISYDLEQFRFFIADKKRSKRTASQEIEMLPLSIAGNSKSINSRSSQTVVFVLNKFTLAQQKYLHVQMTEQNGGRNLDLKILNRHLNRASVL, encoded by the coding sequence ATGAAAAGAGTTTGTGTAGTAACGGCAGCGGTGTGGATGATGCTGTTTTCATTTAGATTGATGGCGCAAGAGCCAATGGTTTTAAGGCATAATATACCGGATCAGATTTATGTTACGGTAAATAAAACGACCAGTATTCTTTTTTCAGCTGCCGTAAAGAGTGTTGACCGTGGCAGCAAAGATATTCTATTACAAAAGGCAAAAGGCACTGAGAATGTACTACAGGTGAAAGCATCCAAAACAGGCTTCCCTTCAACTAATTTAACGGTGATTACCAGTGACGGGGCTGTTTATGCATTTACTATATCCTATGATCCCGATCCGCGTATTTTGGACATTCAGATTCCTGCTGACCGGAACAGTTCTAAAGGTGCAGTGATCTTTACTGCACAGAAAGATAACGAAGCGAAATTCAGTGACTTCGCCTGGCAACTTGTTTCGAAAAAAAGCAAACTGAATCGCCCGAGGGATGCTCACGATTTAGTCAGTTTGAAATTAGCCGGTTTATATGTCAAAGATGACGCTTTTTATTTCCAGTTTGTTCTGAACAACAATTCAAACATCAGCTATGATTTAGAACAATTCAGGTTTTTTATTGCAGATAAAAAAAGATCAAAGCGCACAGCTTCACAGGAAATTGAAATGCTGCCGCTCAGCATTGCCGGAAATTCGAAAAGTATCAATAGCCGTAGCTCACAGACCGTAGTTTTTGTGTTAAATAAGTTTACGCTTGCCCAACAGAAATATCTGCATGTACAAATGACTGAGCAGAATGGCGGGCGGAATCTTGATCTAAAGATCCTCAACCGGCACTTGAATAGAGCATCGGTTTTATAA